Part of the Nostoc sp. ATCC 53789 genome, TTAGCTTTTATTTATCCACCTGGTTTGGCTGAAGCCAAGGATAACACTCTCAATAATGTTCTCAATGAACAGGCTCTTGACGCACAGACAAAATTAGTTGGAGAGCAAAGTGAAGAGCTTTTGTTAGCTCACCGACGGACTCGACGACGTTATCATAGACGGCAACGAACTGGAAAATATTATTATCAACGCCAGAGGAATCGACGACATTATTATAGACGACGCTATCGCTCTGTAAATTATCACGGACAACCATATCGTCATGGAGAATGGGAACTTGTGCGCGATCGTCATGGACGATTAATATATGATTGGCAGCGTTAATAGTAAACTTTACAGCCAATTTTGCCAGAGAATCTTTATGTGTAAATCCTAACTTAAGCAGACTTGTTCGAGACAAAATAGTGGGTATTGTCCATGTATATTTTTAGTCATTAATTGTTCCATCAGGCATGACTGCACCACGCAGATTTGCACCCGTCAGATTTGTACTACTCATTTCTGCTCTGATCAAATTTGCCTTACTTAAATTAGCACCAGTCAAGTCTGTCCTGGCAAGATAGGCATCAACCAAGTCTGTTTCTGTGAGGTTAGCCTGACGCAGGTTAGCCCGACTTAAATCAACTCTATTTAGCCTTGCAAAACTTAGGTTTACTCCACTCATCTGACATCTAGTCAGTTTAGCATCTGCCATAATTGCACCATACAAATTAACACCTGTAAGTTCGGCATCAATGAGATTTGAACGTTCCAATCTAGCGTTCATCAGGTTAGCACCTTTCAAATTAGCACCCCCGATGTTAGTATCTGCCAGAGATGCATTATGCAAAATCGCTTCACTCAAGTTAGCATCACTCAAATCGGCATAACGTAGCGTTGCCTCACTCAAATTAGCACCACTCAAATCAACTTTAGATAAGTCTACACCAGTTAAATCAGCGCCTCGTAGGTCAGCCTTATGAAGATTAGCACCCCGTAGACTAGCAGAGTACATTCTCTTTTCTTCTCGCAGGTTAGCCCCACGCAGGCACGCACCAGTTAAATTTGCACCACTCAAATCTGCACCACGTAAATCGGCATTCATCAAGTTAGTATCTAGCATATATGCCAAAGTTAAATTTGCATTACGCAAATCAGCTCCCTGTAAAGTTGCACCATGTAAATTAGCATCATGCAAGTTGGCGCTGATTAAACTTGCCTGATTTAGGTTCGCACCACTTAGCTTTGTACAAACTAGGTTTGCGTGATTCAGAATTCCCCGACTTAGATAGCTAAAAATTAGGATAGCATTACCCAAATCTGCTTTATTCAAAGCTATGCCAATCAAGTCTGCACCAAACAAATTTATTCCATTTAAGTTGGCCTCAATAAATTTTGTTTCTCCATTTTCATAGCGCTTTAGAAGTTCATTGGCATCCATATTTTTTCCTATCAATTACCACAAATATTTAAATTTTGCTTAGATTAGCAATAATCAAAAATCACCATTATTATTTGGGAGGAGGTGCTATAAATTGACAGGTATTACCATCATCATTGAGTCCAATTTTCTGATAAGGATTAACTGGTGTTTTCGTTTCTGGAGATGGATCGTTGTTAAACGGGTTATATCCGGCACTGGGTGATATATCGCCATATAAAGCTCGCATAGATTGGATAATTGCACTAGCTGCTTGAATATTTTCATCCGGCTTCCCTAGAGAGATAACAGCACTATTTAATTTAGATTCAAGCTCTCTAAGAGTTGGACAGATATTAAATAATTTCAGCAATAAATCATCAAGTTTTTGAGTCTTGAGTTTCAACCAGTCTTCTTCATTGAAAGTAAATTTTTTGTCAAGTGCGGAAAATAGAACTATTTTAGCCCTAAGTGGGTTAGTATACTTCATAATATTTTGTCGTAAATCAAACTGATTATATTGATATTTGATTTGACTGTTTGGAGATTTATCTATAGAATTTAATGATATTGGTTCCTGTTGATTTAAAAATATTCCTGTTGATTCTTCTTGATGAGGTTTATTTAAAAATATTCCTGTTGGTTCTTCAGGCGTTATATATAGCTTCTGCATCTGATGAAAAATCACATTGGCGATTATGGCGTATTCAGCTTGTTTGTTAAGAGTTTTTACAACTTCAGATAAACTATAATTTAAGTTATTGGTAGTAGGATTTAATCTAAATAATTCTTGAATTAATTCTTGTAATTTAAACCTATCTAGCGTCTCTTCATCATTCTCCCAAATATTTTTACAAGCTGAGTATATTAATTTTTTAATCCGTTTGGAGTTTTCATGCTGTTCTAAATGTTTAGTTACTGCATCGAGACTAGATATAGTTTTCATCGGCAAATCTCCAGCACAAGTATTAAATAGGAACAAATGATAAAGCTAACCTTTTCAACGTAACTCGTAAAATCTTTTTCTCGGAACATTCTCTGTGTCGAAAGTGGCTTATAAGTTATTTATTTAACCGCAGAGGCACAGCAGAAAGTCTGAGACCAGGCATCAGATTTTCTCAAATAGAGAAGTTATAGAAAAGAGGTTTAGAGAGGAATTCACTTTCGATAATTTATACTTGCTTTGAAAGGGCTGGTCTTATGTTATACCCTTTTTATCTAGCTTGTGTAGTCATGTCGAAGCACTTTGCCTAGAGTTGGCACAAGGTAATGATGCCTACAGTTTCAAGGTAATCTCAAGTACTACCGCATCCATTGACGACATCCGCAATTGCCGAAAGCCCTGCTGATGTGGGCTATTGGAGTTATGAGTGGCGTGTTGGTGGTAAATCTGGTGCGAAGTCGCAGAAATTGCCTGAAAAAATGCGAATCATCTAGCTCAAACTCTAAATTGGCTGTTTTAGTAGGTAGCTGCTGATATTGTCGCTATTTTAAGTACAAGCTCCGGTTGTATAAATATTCTAATTATTTGAGCCAGGTTCCCATAGCTTACACTGACTTGTTATATTATAGCTAATAGCTATGTGTTACTTAGATTAGTATTGGTTGACAAGTTGTTGGACATATTGCTTGGATGAGCCATAGCTTACGATCGCTACATCAAGATCAGCATACTTGTAAAGGTTCAAGGCACGTTGGATTCCTCCAATAATCCAATCGGTTTCGTTGCCAAATGCTCCACCACCGAGAAGCGTAAGAAACAATCTGTTGTTTCCATTTCTGATTGAATTCAAGATTGCAGTACAAATAGTTGCCTCATAGGATGCTTCTAAAACAAGGCGTGCAAATTCCGTCCAAAGATTTGAGGAATGACGAGAGTAGTTAACTGGCAAGGCAGAGCAATAGGCTTGTGAGACTGTATGCTTACAATCATTGAGCGTAACTTGCGTACTCCATTGAATGCCGATTCGTAACAACTCTCGCAATCCATCAAGTTCACTCTCGCTTGCGGCTCGAAGTCGATTTGAAATCTCAACCAAACCGCTATGTGATGCCAAAGCATAGCCGTTTCTCATTTCCCAAAGACGGCTTTTGGAATTTCCCAATGCTACTCCCATATCTGCAAGACAATCGATTTGGCTTGTTGTTGATTGTCCGGTTTGCCCATTTACGGTTGCAAAGTAGTTTCGATAAATCGTTCCTGCACCAGCCGCGATCGCACAGGCTGGCCCCTGGGTAGGATCATTCTCATAAATCCCCACGCCACGCTCAGGTGTTACATTTGGAGATACCATTTCAAGCAGATTGAACTGGGAAGCTACTTGAAAAAGCGCATCAGCATTCGATTCATTTATGTGCAAATGCTGGACGTTGGCAACTATTTCGCGTACCGATATTTTTCCAACCTCATATCCACTCGCATGGACACGTTCTCTGAGTTCGGCTAAAGACGGTGTTTCCAACTGACCGCAAACCATTACTTTCCCATTCACATGAGATTTCAATACCTTACCGTCAACAGTGATATTCTGCCAAACCTGTTGTGGGGACTCTTCAGGAAAACCGGTCAATGTTTCAAACCACGTCATTGGATAAAATCAAACGACATACATAACTATTTATTGTACGGAAAGTTTTCGTATAATTTTTTTCTTTTTGAAGGACTTGTTGACTTTCGAGTAGCCGTACTAGGTGTTTGAGGAACTGGCTTGATTAAGAAGGTCAATAGCATCTTGGTCGAGCTTTATATTGACAGCTTTGATGATATCGTTGAGTTGCTCAACCTTTGTTGCACTAACAATAGGAGCAGTAATGCTGGGATTGGCAATAAGCCACGCCAGAGAAACTTGGGTGGGAGTAGAATTATAAGTCGTTGCCACCCGATCAATTGCCTCTAGAATTCGCAAGCCACGAGGGTTTAAATATCTTTTTACAGAATTACCACGAAGACTAATAGACAAATCTTTTTCTGAGCGATATTTACCAGAGAGAAAGCCACTGCACAGAGAGGAATAGTTAATCACGCCAATTTCCTGTTCTTGGCAAATTTTTTGTAAATCCTGCTCATAACCATCTCGGTCATACAAATTATAACGGGGCTGAAGGCTTTCGTAGCGAGGATAGCCATGCTGACGGCTAATTTCTAATGCCTGTGACAAACGCTCTGCACTATAGTTTGAAGCACCAATCGCACGTACTTTTCCCTGACGAGTCAATTCTGCGTAGGTTTCAAGAGTTTCTTCAAGTGGAGTGTTTTCATCGTCGATATGCGATTGATATAGATCGATGTAATCGGTTTGTAACCTCTGCAACGAGTCTTCCACAGCTTGTTGAATGTGTTTACGAGAAAGCCCTTGGCCTCTAACACCCATATCGTTGCCAACCTTAGTTGCAATCACCACTTGATCGCGATGACCGCGCTGCTTGAGCCATTTTCCTAAAATTGTCTCAGACTCTCCACCTTGATTTCCTGGAACCCACTTGGAATAGACATCAGCTGTGTCAATAAAATTACCTCCAGCCTCTATGAAACTATCTAAAATCTCAAATGAACTATTTTCATCAATAGTCCAGCCAAATACGTTACCACCAAAAGATATTGGTGATACTTCTAGTTCTGAACGTCCAAGTTTACGCCTTTGTGTAATGACCATGAGTTTTTTCTTCAGACAGTTTTAGAATTACTATGTGCTAACTTAAATTAAAAATACAGTTAAAAATACAGTATGCTATTAAAACTACGATAAATCCATTAATAAACCGTAGTTTAAAAGATAAACGTAGGTTATCACGGAAAATCATTTCAAATCAAGTCTTCTTATCGTTGAGCGTTCTTCAGCATACTTGTTCTGGATGTTACCACTTACTTGGTCTGCATTAACAGTGTTGGCAATATAGCAATCCTAGCCAATACTTGTTGGATTTTTGGGGAAAGGGGAAAAACCTTATATATCAAGTCTTACACTCCTTTTCCTGTTACGCTTTTCTCTTTATCCGAGCAGCATTGCAATCCTACTTATTAAACATCTAAGGAATGGGGATTCACTCCAACCCTGGACAGTAGCCCATCGTAGACATCGCTCAATCACGTTACAATAACTAATTGTTACTAATTAAACGGTAATTTACTTATGAGTCAACTTGAAAAGATTCAAGCTGAGTATGAAAAGTTTACTGAAGAATTTGAGAGTGTAATCATTAGCACCGTGAACGCCCAAGCAATACCAAATGCTAGTTATGCTCCCTTTGTAATGGATAATTCCAAAAACATCTATATTTATGTCAGTGGTCTTTCAACTCATACCAAAAATATCTATACCAATCCTCATGTAAGTGTCTTATTTATCGAGGATGAAGCCAAGAGTAATCTAATTTTTGCCCGTCGTCGTTTGAGTTTTGATTGTACGGCAACTTTGATAGAGCGTGAAACTGACAAGTGGAATCAAATTGTTGAGCAATTTCAAGGGCGATTTGGTGAAATTATCGAGGTTTTGCGCGGCTTGTCTGACTTTCGGATTTTTCAGCTAACTCCTAGTGAAGGGCGTTTTGTAGTTGGTTTTGGGGCAGCCTATCATATTAGTGGCGATAACCTCCATCAACTTGTTCAGATCACAGGAGATAGTAATCAAAAATAAAAAATGAATTATGAATTAGTTTGACTGTATAAAAATTAAATATGAAATAGCTTAGGACAGAAAAATTTTACTTACTCTGATATTTATCGGTAAGCTTAAATTTATACCTTGTGATTTTGCCTTCGGGTAAAGTGCCATTAAACTATACTTTTTAATTTTATGCTTCAGTTTCAACCTCCTGGCTTTGGACATAAACTTATCCATACATCCTTGGGGGCAATGGTTTACTATACCCAAACGAATACACCTTGGGCCTTCGGTGATGCTGAAGATTTACCTCCACTACTGTTTCTCCATAACTTTGGTGGTGGGGCATCTGCGTATGAATGGTCTAAAGTTTACCCGGCTTTTGCCTCTAATTACCACATTTTAGCTCCCGATCTAATCGGCTGGGGAGAATCGGCTCATCCAGTCCGGGATTATAAAATTAGGGATTATCTCAGCACGATCGCAGAGTTTATCATCGAAACTTGTCGTCAGCCAGTGACGGTGGTAGCCTCTTCTCTAACAGCCGCTTTTGTTATCCGTCTAGCTATTGTTCAACCCAATTTATTCAAAGGACTGTTTTTGGTTTCCCCATCTGGATTTGATGATTTTGGGCAAGGTGCTGGACGCAGACTTCCGCTTTCGGTAATCAATACGCCTCTGTTGGACAATTTTATTTATATGCTTGGTGCTGAAAATGAAATTGCAGTCCGAAATTTTTTACAAAGTTTTCTGTTTGCCAAGTCAGAACGAGTATCTCAAGAAATAGTGGATGCTTATTTAACCTCTGCACAACAACCTAATGCCAAATTTTCCGCCTTGGCATTTTTACGGGGCGATCTTTACTTTGATCTGAGTTTATATATTCAGCAACTGACAATTCCCACTGTGATGTTTTGGGGAGAGAAAGCACAATTTACCAATATCAAACTAGGACAACGCTTGGCCAATTTAAATCAAAGGGCAATTCAAGATTTTTATGCGATCGCAGATGCAGGAATATTACCTCATTTAGAAATACCAGAAGTTGTCATTGGTCTATTGCAACGATATCTTCGGTAACTGGGGATTGGGGAAGACGAGGGGGATGAGGGAAACAAATGACAAATGACAAATGACAAATGACTACTTAGAGAGTAAATGTGCATTTAATGCTTTGGTGATGCGATCGCCAGAAGCTTCTAAATGGGCTAGGGTGTAAATATCAAGGCTTTCACTCAGTTGTTTGAGTCTGACATCAATAGCTTTTTGCAGTTGGCGCAATTCATACCAAGCCAATGTCCGACCATCTTCAGGTGTATCGGTAGTACCCAACATCATCTCTAGCAAAATATTCAGATATTCCCGTTGCAATGAACGACGGATGCTAGAAATTGGCTTTAGTTCTCCTGGGGTTAAGACTTCTGTCCAGATGCCTGTTTGCAGGGTATCGAATAGTTCCGGGATAGAAAGTGCTTCCCCAGGGAGAGTTTTTAATTCTATATCTTGTAAACGATTCAGGCGATCGCTGTCTAATAGCGATCGCAGCACCGCACTTTGAAACTTCAAAATATTTTCGTGAATTGGATAATCAAGGCGGTTGTTAGGTACAGAACTACCCCAATGTTCCCAGCGTGATGGTGCTAGTTGATTGAGCAATTGTGGTGAAAAACTGAAAGCATTTTCGGCAAATATATACTCTTGCAATTTTGTCAATGCTTGGCGTTGTTTTAAAAGTGAAACAGGTACAAATGTCCAAGAAGCATTATCACTATTATGGAGACGCAGAAACGATTGTCCACCAATATATTTGGAAAGCAAGGTGGCGTTCCGAAAATAATATTTAAGCACTCTATTGAATGAGACGCGCAGGTTACTATAGCTTTCTCCTTTTGATAGATAACCCTTATCAAGGCGCTGCCACATAACACGGGCGTTATCCATTTGCCACTGCGAATAAAGTAGCACATCACTACTCATATCCCAGACATTCGCCAAAGGATTAATGTCCCAAATATCCTCATCAGTTGCATAAGACAATTCTGGTTGAGGCGACGCTAGTGCAATCTGTTCTAAAAAACTTTTTTCTGATTCTGGAATTATCCCCTCAAGCGCTGCTGATGGGCTTGTTTTATAACCATACTCAATTGCCCATTCGTCATAAGGCCCAACAACTCCTGGAAAATAGTCACCTTGCTGTACTCCCTGCGGTGCTATATTCACCGGTAGATAGTCCATCACCGAACCCACTAAGCCTTTAGTATGAGTGATTTCAGTATTATTTAATTCTTCAGGTGCTAACATTGTGCTGCCATGAAAGTTGTGGCGCAAACCGAGAGTATGCCCAACTTCGTGAGCTATGAGAGAACGCAAATATTGATGCACATACTCCTTCATCGTTTCACTACTGGCTGTAGTATTTGGCAAAATTGACAACGCCAGCTTCCCCATCGCGGCTTGATTTGAAGACTCCATACCATAGCAAAACTCAGAGTCCGGTAGAAGAGAATTATTAACTCCTGGCTTTTGGCTTCCCCAAAGGGCTTGACATGGATTTTTGCCCACTAAAGATGGATTTACTTCCATCAATGCGTGATATTCTTGCTGAATTGATAGCACCATATTGGCATCTACCATAATGTCTGCATCCAATATTTCCCCAGTGAATGGGTTGACGCGCATTGGCCCTCTAGCAAAACCTGCATCTAAAGAGTTGAACCAGCGAATAGTATTGTAATGTACATCTGCGGGTTGCCAATCAGCATCATCTGGCATTTGCTGTACTTCAATAGCATTTTGAAATCCAGCTTTTTCAAATGCTTTGTTCCACATCAAAACGCCTTCACGAATCGCATCGCGGTACTCTAGTGGCACAGCATTTTCAATCCAATACACAATTGGCTTTTTAGGCGGAGATAAGGGAGAATTCGGATCGGATGGCTCTAAATGCCAACGATTGATATAACGTACAAATGATTCATGAGGATTCTTATTAGATAAATCTTGAAAAGCAGTAATAAAATATCCCACTCTATCATCAGCAAGTCTGGGAATATAATCATTATTTTCTCTAAGTTGAGAAAAACTGTAGTGTACTTTAAGAGTGAGTGCCCTACTATCAGGTACGGTAACTAAATTTGCTCCTTCTAATGATGAAAAACCGTAAATAGAATCAATCTCTATATTTTCTGAGAAGCTGTTAACATCACCAAAATATGACTTGTGTGCATCCAAGTGGTAATCAGCCTGCAAAGAGTATTTCAAAATGGTAGTTAATCCAGGTAAATCCTGCATTAGTAGTTCATTCAGGTTGATCAGAATATTTTCATTCTGTGGATCGATATTGGCTATTTCGAGTGAATAAAGAACAGAGTCGCTAAATGAACGAGCAAGCGATCGCTGTTCTGGTCTACTTTCTGCATGAAATTTCACATT contains:
- a CDS encoding pentapeptide repeat-containing protein encodes the protein MDANELLKRYENGETKFIEANLNGINLFGADLIGIALNKADLGNAILIFSYLSRGILNHANLVCTKLSGANLNQASLISANLHDANLHGATLQGADLRNANLTLAYMLDTNLMNADLRGADLSGANLTGACLRGANLREEKRMYSASLRGANLHKADLRGADLTGVDLSKVDLSGANLSEATLRYADLSDANLSEAILHNASLADTNIGGANLKGANLMNARLERSNLIDAELTGVNLYGAIMADAKLTRCQMSGVNLSFARLNRVDLSRANLRQANLTETDLVDAYLARTDLTGANLSKANLIRAEMSSTNLTGANLRGAVMPDGTIND
- a CDS encoding aldo/keto reductase, with product MVITQRRKLGRSELEVSPISFGGNVFGWTIDENSSFEILDSFIEAGGNFIDTADVYSKWVPGNQGGESETILGKWLKQRGHRDQVVIATKVGNDMGVRGQGLSRKHIQQAVEDSLQRLQTDYIDLYQSHIDDENTPLEETLETYAELTRQGKVRAIGASNYSAERLSQALEISRQHGYPRYESLQPRYNLYDRDGYEQDLQKICQEQEIGVINYSSLCSGFLSGKYRSEKDLSISLRGNSVKRYLNPRGLRILEAIDRVATTYNSTPTQVSLAWLIANPSITAPIVSATKVEQLNDIIKAVNIKLDQDAIDLLNQASSSNT
- a CDS encoding pyridoxamine 5'-phosphate oxidase family protein, whose amino-acid sequence is MSQLEKIQAEYEKFTEEFESVIISTVNAQAIPNASYAPFVMDNSKNIYIYVSGLSTHTKNIYTNPHVSVLFIEDEAKSNLIFARRRLSFDCTATLIERETDKWNQIVEQFQGRFGEIIEVLRGLSDFRIFQLTPSEGRFVVGFGAAYHISGDNLHQLVQITGDSNQK
- a CDS encoding alpha/beta hydrolase, giving the protein MLQFQPPGFGHKLIHTSLGAMVYYTQTNTPWAFGDAEDLPPLLFLHNFGGGASAYEWSKVYPAFASNYHILAPDLIGWGESAHPVRDYKIRDYLSTIAEFIIETCRQPVTVVASSLTAAFVIRLAIVQPNLFKGLFLVSPSGFDDFGQGAGRRLPLSVINTPLLDNFIYMLGAENEIAVRNFLQSFLFAKSERVSQEIVDAYLTSAQQPNAKFSALAFLRGDLYFDLSLYIQQLTIPTVMFWGEKAQFTNIKLGQRLANLNQRAIQDFYAIADAGILPHLEIPEVVIGLLQRYLR
- a CDS encoding zinc-dependent metalloprotease, with the protein product MKYWIRKLAIFIVLLYNLFICSDYAGANQLSNIDAQQVNALPAVENLANTDNDLAKNRKENFCRFNEVVKGINKVEGLFTLYCTDNSGKIYLEIKPEQLNKNYLAIVTLESGVGESGIYSGLPLSDFIFYFQRVNNRLHFVVRNVKFHAESRPEQRSLARSFSDSVLYSLEIANIDPQNENILINLNELLMQDLPGLTTILKYSLQADYHLDAHKSYFGDVNSFSENIEIDSIYGFSSLEGANLVTVPDSRALTLKVHYSFSQLRENNDYIPRLADDRVGYFITAFQDLSNKNPHESFVRYINRWHLEPSDPNSPLSPPKKPIVYWIENAVPLEYRDAIREGVLMWNKAFEKAGFQNAIEVQQMPDDADWQPADVHYNTIRWFNSLDAGFARGPMRVNPFTGEILDADIMVDANMVLSIQQEYHALMEVNPSLVGKNPCQALWGSQKPGVNNSLLPDSEFCYGMESSNQAAMGKLALSILPNTTASSETMKEYVHQYLRSLIAHEVGHTLGLRHNFHGSTMLAPEELNNTEITHTKGLVGSVMDYLPVNIAPQGVQQGDYFPGVVGPYDEWAIEYGYKTSPSAALEGIIPESEKSFLEQIALASPQPELSYATDEDIWDINPLANVWDMSSDVLLYSQWQMDNARVMWQRLDKGYLSKGESYSNLRVSFNRVLKYYFRNATLLSKYIGGQSFLRLHNSDNASWTFVPVSLLKQRQALTKLQEYIFAENAFSFSPQLLNQLAPSRWEHWGSSVPNNRLDYPIHENILKFQSAVLRSLLDSDRLNRLQDIELKTLPGEALSIPELFDTLQTGIWTEVLTPGELKPISSIRRSLQREYLNILLEMMLGTTDTPEDGRTLAWYELRQLQKAIDVRLKQLSESLDIYTLAHLEASGDRITKALNAHLLSK